Proteins from one Impatiens glandulifera chromosome 2, dImpGla2.1, whole genome shotgun sequence genomic window:
- the LOC124924811 gene encoding mitogen-activated protein kinase kinase kinase 20-like, which yields MGESKPESMKLWERGRKLGAGGYGFVSLAHPLAGHPLFLPDSSLQVVMAVKSAKYATSSSLLRERYLFKKFSDCPHIIRYLGCDCTYEEDERFRNIFMQYAAGGSLHDRIKSAASRGTRISEIEARDVTECVLHGLRFIHSMGYVHCDIKTDNILFVKGKAKIGDLGATIKVGKYPGKIIGTRNYMAPESFQSGDYSSKADIWGLGCCLFEMITGVKKWRHMKEDEIHKIIERSRMSDKAQLFWRKCMVEDPEQRWDADMLLQHPFIVDHPPPSTTAKQVSKIMPASSNVEEA from the coding sequence atGGGAGAATCTAAACCTGAATCAATGAAATTGTGGGAGAGAGGAAGAAAGCTCGGCGCCGGCGGCTATGGTTTTGTTAGTCTGGCCCATCCTTTGGCTGGACATCCTCTGTTTCTCCCTGACTCATCGTTACAAGTCGTCATGGCAGTAAAATCGGCAAAGTACGCAACCTCCTCTTCTCTCCTCCGTGAACGCTATCTTTTCAAAAAGTTCAGTGATTGCCCTCACATAATTCGTTATCTGGGCTGCGATTGCACATACGAAGAAGACGAGCGTTTCAGAAATATCTTCATGCAGTACGCCGCAGGTGGAAGCTTGCACGACCGGATTAAGTCGGCTGCATCTAGGGGCACAAGAATCTCTGAGATCGAAGCAAGAGATGTCACAGAATGTGTCTTACATGGTTTAAGGTTTATTCATTCTATGGGATATGTTCATTGTGACATTAAAACAGATAATATCTTGTTTGTTAAGGGGAAGGCAAAGATTGGAGATTTGGGTGCCACAATTAAGGTGGGGAAATACCCTGGGAAGATCATAGGTACTCGTAACTATATGGCTCCTGAGTCATTTCAGTCCGGTGACTACTCGAGTAAAGCCGATATATGGGGACTGGGTTGTTGTCTGTTCGAGATGATCACAGGAGTTAAAAAATGGAGACACATGAAGGAAGATGAAATTCATAAGATTATAGAACGTTCCAGAATGTCCGACAAAGCGCAGCTTTTCTGGAGGAAATGTATGGTTGAGGATCCGGAGCAAAGATGGGACGCCGACATGCTTCTTCAACATCCCTTCATAGTCGATCATCCTCCTCCTTCCACCACTGCCAAACAAGTCTCTAAGATTATGCCGGCGAGTAGTAATGTTGAAGAAGCTtga
- the LOC124924809 gene encoding mitogen-activated protein kinase kinase kinase 20-like: protein MEVSTSESMKLWERGRKLGAGGYGFVCLAHPLAGHPLFLPDSSLQIVMAVKSAKYASSSSLIRERNLFKKFKDCPHIIRYLGCDCTYEEDERFRNIFMQYAAGGSLHDRIKSAASRGTRISEIEARDVTECVLHGLRFIHSKGYVHCDIKTDNILIVKGKAKIGDLGLTIKPGKYPGKIIGTRNYMAPESFKSGDYTSKADIWGLGCCLFEMITGVKIWRHMKEDEIHKIIERSRMSDKAQLFWRKCMVEDPEQRWDAELLLQHPFIVDHPPSPLSTGKQVCKIMPTSSTTVCQYKAEEA, encoded by the coding sequence ATGGAAGTATCTACATCTGAATCAATGAAGTTGTGGGAGAGAGGAAGAAAGCTCGGCGCCGGCGGCTACGGTTTTGTTTGTCTGGCCCATCCTTTGGCTGGACATCCTCTGTTTCTCCCTGACTCATCGTTACAAATAGTCATGGCAGTAAAATCGGCAAAGTACGCATCCTCCTCTTCTCTCATCCGTGAACGCAATCTGTTCAAAAAGTTCAAGGATTGCCCTCACATAATTCGTTACCTGGGCTGCGATTGCACATACGAAGAAGACGAGCGTTTCAGAAACATCTTCATGCAGTACGCCGCAGGTGGAAGCTTGCACGACCGGATTAAGTCGGCTGCATCTAGGGGCACAAGAATCTCTGAGATCGAAGCAAGAGATGTCACAGAATGTGTCTTACATGGTTTACGGTTTATCCATTCTAAGGGATATGTTCATTGTGATATAAAAACAGATAATATTCTCATTGTTAAGGGGAAGGCAAAGATTGGAGATTTGGGTCTTACAATTAAGCCGGGGAAATACCCTGGGAAGATCATAGGGACTCGTAACTATATGGCTCCTGAGTCATTTAAGTCCGGTGACTACACGAGTAAAGCCGATATATGGGGACTGGGTTGTTGTCTGTTCGAGATGATCACAGGAGTCAAAATATGGAGACACATGAAGGAAGATGAAATTCATAAGATTATAGAACGTTCCAGAATGTCCGACAAAGCACAGCTTTTCTGGAGGAAATGTATGGTTGAGGATCCGGAGCAAAGATGGGACGCCGAACTGCTTCTTCAACATCCCTTCATAGTCGATCATCCTCCTTCTCCTCTTTCCACTGGCAAACAAGTCTGTAAGATTATGCCAACGAGTAGTACTACTGTTTGTCAATATAAAGCGGAGGAAGCTtga